The Macrobrachium nipponense isolate FS-2020 chromosome 19, ASM1510439v2, whole genome shotgun sequence genome contains a region encoding:
- the LOC135215537 gene encoding probable isocitrate dehydrogenase [NAD] subunit alpha, mitochondrial isoform X1 → MAGRVCRSLISSVLSVKEWVSKNVVNVKLTKVRVSGVRAFSSDLRTVTLIPGDGIGPEISAAVQKIFGAANVPIQWEEVDVTPVKGPDGKFGIPPAAIESVNRNGIGLKGPLMTPVGKGHRSLNLAIRKEFSLYANVRPCRSIEGYETLYNDVDVVTIRENTEGEYSGIEHEIVDGVVQSIKLITEPASRRVAEYAFQYARNNGRSKVTAVHKANIMRMSDGLFLRCCREAAEKNPDIRFEEKYLDTVCLNMVQDPSQYDVLVMPNLYGDILSDLCAGLVGGLGLTPSGNIGEGGAVFESVHGTAPDIAGQDKANPTALLLSAVMMLRYMNLYKHAEVIEKACFDTIKEGIYRTGDLGGKAKCSEFTDEICKKIEAHSE, encoded by the exons CTTACCAAAGTCCGTGTAAGTGGGGTGAGGGCATTTAGTAGTGACTTACGCACAGTAACACTCATCCCCGGTGATGGTATTGGACCAGAGATCTCTGCAGCAGTGCAAAAAATATTTGGTGCAGCAAAT GTTCCAATTCAGTGGGAAGAAGTCGATGTAACCCCAGTCAAGGGACCAGATGGTAAATTTGGAATTCCTCCTGCTGCAATTGAATCTGTTAATCGCAATGGAATTGGACTGAAAGGGCCACTCATGACTCCCGTTGGCAAAGGCCATCGCTCTCTCAATTTAGCTATTCGTAAAGAATTCAGCCTTTATGCCAATGTTCGTCCATGCAGGAGTATTGAAGGGTATGAGACGTTGTATAATGATGTAGATGTTGTAACTATTCGTGAAAACACCGAAGGAGAATACTCTGGGATAGAACACGAAATTGTGGACGGTGTTGTTCAAAGTATTAAGCTGATCACAGAACCAGCGTCTCGTCGTGTGGCAGAATATGCCTTCCAGTATGCTCGCAACAATGGAAG GTCTAAAGTCACGGCTGTACACaaagcaaatattatgagaatgtcAGACGGCTTGTTTTTACGTTGCTGCCGTGAAGCTGCGGAGAAGAATCCTGACATCAGGTTTGAAGAGAAGTATCTGGATACTGTCTGTCTAAATATGGTACAAGATCCTTCCCAGTATGATGTTTTAGTTATGCCAAATCTGTATGGTGATATTCTGTCAGATTTGTGTGCAGGTTTAGTTGGCGGCCTAGGTTTAACTCCATCAGGAAACATTGGTGAAGGGGGAGCGGTCTTTGAGTCAGTCCATGGCACTGCCCCTGATATTGCTGGCCAAGACAAGGCTAATCCAACAGCACTTCTCCTGTCTGCCGTTATGATGCTTCGTTATATGAATCTCTACAAGCATGCAGAGGTTATTGAAAAAGCTTGTTTTGACACAATAAAGGAAGGTATTTATCGCACAGGAGATCTAGGAGGCAAAGCAAAATGCTCTGAATTTACAgatgaaatttgtaaaaaaattgaAGCCCATTCCGAGTAA
- the LOC135215537 gene encoding probable isocitrate dehydrogenase [NAD] subunit alpha, mitochondrial isoform X2 yields MAGRVCRSLLTKVRVSGVRAFSSDLRTVTLIPGDGIGPEISAAVQKIFGAANVPIQWEEVDVTPVKGPDGKFGIPPAAIESVNRNGIGLKGPLMTPVGKGHRSLNLAIRKEFSLYANVRPCRSIEGYETLYNDVDVVTIRENTEGEYSGIEHEIVDGVVQSIKLITEPASRRVAEYAFQYARNNGRSKVTAVHKANIMRMSDGLFLRCCREAAEKNPDIRFEEKYLDTVCLNMVQDPSQYDVLVMPNLYGDILSDLCAGLVGGLGLTPSGNIGEGGAVFESVHGTAPDIAGQDKANPTALLLSAVMMLRYMNLYKHAEVIEKACFDTIKEGIYRTGDLGGKAKCSEFTDEICKKIEAHSE; encoded by the exons CTTACCAAAGTCCGTGTAAGTGGGGTGAGGGCATTTAGTAGTGACTTACGCACAGTAACACTCATCCCCGGTGATGGTATTGGACCAGAGATCTCTGCAGCAGTGCAAAAAATATTTGGTGCAGCAAAT GTTCCAATTCAGTGGGAAGAAGTCGATGTAACCCCAGTCAAGGGACCAGATGGTAAATTTGGAATTCCTCCTGCTGCAATTGAATCTGTTAATCGCAATGGAATTGGACTGAAAGGGCCACTCATGACTCCCGTTGGCAAAGGCCATCGCTCTCTCAATTTAGCTATTCGTAAAGAATTCAGCCTTTATGCCAATGTTCGTCCATGCAGGAGTATTGAAGGGTATGAGACGTTGTATAATGATGTAGATGTTGTAACTATTCGTGAAAACACCGAAGGAGAATACTCTGGGATAGAACACGAAATTGTGGACGGTGTTGTTCAAAGTATTAAGCTGATCACAGAACCAGCGTCTCGTCGTGTGGCAGAATATGCCTTCCAGTATGCTCGCAACAATGGAAG GTCTAAAGTCACGGCTGTACACaaagcaaatattatgagaatgtcAGACGGCTTGTTTTTACGTTGCTGCCGTGAAGCTGCGGAGAAGAATCCTGACATCAGGTTTGAAGAGAAGTATCTGGATACTGTCTGTCTAAATATGGTACAAGATCCTTCCCAGTATGATGTTTTAGTTATGCCAAATCTGTATGGTGATATTCTGTCAGATTTGTGTGCAGGTTTAGTTGGCGGCCTAGGTTTAACTCCATCAGGAAACATTGGTGAAGGGGGAGCGGTCTTTGAGTCAGTCCATGGCACTGCCCCTGATATTGCTGGCCAAGACAAGGCTAATCCAACAGCACTTCTCCTGTCTGCCGTTATGATGCTTCGTTATATGAATCTCTACAAGCATGCAGAGGTTATTGAAAAAGCTTGTTTTGACACAATAAAGGAAGGTATTTATCGCACAGGAGATCTAGGAGGCAAAGCAAAATGCTCTGAATTTACAgatgaaatttgtaaaaaaattgaAGCCCATTCCGAGTAA